The sequence TCAAAAGCCATAACTTCCAAAAGCGTCCCCCAACCAAAACaaacgggagaccactaatccgaccgtatacctttgcccttatccaagcccgagcctaaaaaggtaaacaacgagagggtaagctaaagcttagtgaatgcaataattatacacatacatatataatctattcacctgcaaacacttacacaataccgtatacgagctagcaatttagcaactatgcaatcacaatgcaaaacTAGATATCTGCAATCTCAATGAGCTAGCATTAATAAAAGCATATAGTACCCAATTCGATATGCTAAAACAACTATCACAcataatcatggttaaccataacgcacaCGAGGTAacagtactcgcacaatgaccgttagtaTAACTAACCCCCTAGGTAGACGTCTGCACTTACCaaaccacccttcacgcacatgtggtctccatcgcacaaaagagtagtgaatccacacgcctggataacactatagtgaatccacacgcccggatagcactaaccacaagcccgcaagcaaatacactatatacgcatatatataattattccactcaccttaacgccttcggtgaatgagaGATCAAGCTTGTGACCTTCAATATAACGTAcctaatacattacatatataatcaatcacacaatcaagttggtcaaccaactcactcaccatcttagcaacattttgacccatagtgcaaatctTGACCTATTTGCACTCTTAACCTCAAtttaggtcaacttcgccaaaaaccctaacactgGCCCAAAATGGTCTTAACCCACTTAATAGCGCAAGGTTATCGCATCGACACGCTCATTTTACAACTTAGGTCACCCAAGACTCTTTTGAccaatttcaaggttaacacacccatttggatcacccacaacccaaataacacccatataCTTAATCACAAGGTGTGCTAGTCattactaaccaatttaagactcgaaaacacatttaacatttcaaaaccctaggttagtcatcctttgagtccTCATATCCCAAACTCATCCAAAAACCCCCAATTCACTAACAAAAGGGttctatgttcatcactaacccaaaccctaacccttatcacTAATTAAGTAAAGGAATTAggtttagaacttaccaccacaatcacaacgtagctagggaGTAGATGAACAACTCTAAAACATGCACTTTGACCCGACACAACCTTCTTCctcctcgatttgagctttctctcacaagaaactctctctctctctctaaacttgaagtggatgAAGATAAGGTAGGTAAAAGTGAAGtaaagtgtaacgacccgtcaaaatcgctattgacgcggcacgttaatcattgattccacagtgaggttttgacctctatatgatacgttttgataaaatattgcattcattaaaataagtgactttctaaacatagaaagttataaacatgtgggcgagtgcttaggtataagcaaaaaccccaaaatacataagtctttattttacaggttgacatcacagtccaattatttattacacaacgcagttttattttgaatgcaataaactttgtacaaagcatgagagactccatgcaggcaacaagcacatcacagcggaagcagtctaaggacctgagaataaaacatgctaaaaagtcaacacgaatgttggtgagttataggtttaattgctcgagtcataaacatatataaagatagaccacaagatttcatcaaaagtttatcaatatattctacgtaacagagcaccctggtaactaaacttaacgctatagtgataattaccccattcgttttaatacacgcaaaccaacgtgtcttaaactcaaataacatacatccgttaaaaggctagcgctctagctcggacggggatgtcaagccctatggatccatatacaattattcgctcccaccagtccatatcctatgtactggcagctactagttaccaaagctaagggattttcggtttaactcagtgtagaatttagtatgtacttgtgtcttattgcgtttaaaataaattgcatgtattctcagcccaaaaatatttaaagtatttaaaaagggagactataaactcacggttcaatattgaggttcaatattataggtaaattgcgtagacgtaatgatggtagacgactgtatggttggccttggatttaagaacaataccccgaacaatacctaatatttccttagtttaaaatggtttgaaacccgaattaaaacacccgcgtaatattccttattattattaaacttaaattaaaattaaaattataatcataattataaatataagttacaGAATAAAGAAAAGAGATGGTGTAAGAAACTCGTCGAGCAAGctggtgtatttataatacttttcgatttactgtagttcatgcgatcgcatgagttttcagtatttttgccatgcgatcgcatggccgccttttccgtttttgtttgctagttcgtcgacatcaaatagcgttactgtagcaaaatagtgctactgtagcaaatagtgtttactgtagcaaatagtgtttactgtagcaaatagtgttactgtagcaaatcactgtagcaaagtcgtttttacagtagcaattagtatatatatatatatatatatatatatatatatatatatatatatatatatatatatatatatatatatatttacataatattaaatcatatagagaattggtttaaattagtcgaacttttctgggtcatcacataaagGCACCCACCAACTGACCCTTGGAGCCTTAAAGTCattcctcaagtgaaattacccatttaccccttttaaatatcataaaggagacagctggcccgccagaccatttggacggcgtccaatggtttggacggcgtccagcccttcacattgGAACGACGTCccatcattttggacggcgtcccgatcaactGGGGAAACAGGATCTTACACTTGCCTAACAATTGGAACTACATGCGTGTTCAGGTCATGTTTTCAGCACCTTCACTTTAAAACAGGTCATGTTTCCAGCACCTTCACTTCAAAACGCTGCACTACAAGCAGCCTAAATATACGCTAAATCTATTTAGTGATTGATTATCTTTAAATTATGGATTTTTTAAATGGTAGTTCTTAAATTTGTTGTTATTCTTCTTAAAAGTATTGTACTAGCGATTACAAATTGACCTTAAAGTAACAATTCATAAATTGTTCTAACATTTTTTAGCATGTTAATAATAAATTTTAGGGTGTTGATAtgatttatttttttaaataaaaaataggGAAAAATATAGTTGTAATTGTTTTACAAAGTTTTTTTTACATACAATTTATCATGTAATGTAATGAAATTTAATTTAAGAATTTTTCTAACGACGAACGTTTAGACTTTCGTAATAAACTTGTACGCAGTAGTTATGTTGTAGTAGTTATGTTGACTTTTAGATGACGGTTATTGAAAATTTAAAAGTATTTTAAACATCTTAATGACAGTTCTAAGGgctttattagaaaaattattaattCGGGTTAAGGAGGTTGTGGTTTGTGACGAAGTAACACAGAGAAGAGTGGTAGTGACAAGGATGGAGTTGACATCTCAGATTTAAATTAAGGTTGTGATGTAGTAGGGACACGTGATGTCGGCTGTGGTGCGGATACGGATCAGAACCTTGGCTTTTTTGAAGGTCTCACGAAGGATGGTTCGCTCTGCATTAGAAGATCTTCTTCGACAACGGATTCATCTTATGCGATCAAAAATAGGCCAGACAAGAATATTAACTGTTTGAAGGTTGGTGGTGTGGTTGTAAATCTATTAATAAAGAATCGGGAATGTAAAGCGGTTGTCAGGTAGCGCGCGcggtggatttgcaattttcaatgtaaaaaatttgaaattttttgacTTTGCTTCCGGTGAATTTTTTCCCAAAACTTACATATTtttccccaaaaccttcaaattttgttcaAAATTCTCCAAATATTGTCCTAAAACCTCCATAATTTACTTAAAAAATCTCATTTTTTCCCCCAAAACCCTCATATTTTAATTTTGCCCCAAAAAATTCTTAGAGGGATCGTATCGGTTCGCCGTTGATACCCGCCCTTGGGGCCGCCCTCCTTTCACGCCGATACTAGCAAACCACAATCGGACCGCCCTTGCTCGACAGTGATCCAAACTTACTATGTAACGACATTCTTGAACACGGCTCCAACGGTTAAATTTTGAATTTAAACggctatttcatatatatatatatatatatatatatatatatatatatatatatatatatatatatatatatatatatgtatatatatatatatattgtttatttttattttttttatttttttttctaattcctatatatatacatactccaCAACTCCACAACAAATATACACTCAACATTAATATTACACTCTATCTACAACAATATCTAAACAATGAATAATATCGATTACGATTTAGAAGACCTCGCACAAGTAACAAGTGCGTACGTTCCGCAACAACAACTCGAAATTCTTGATTTTTTAGATgccgaagaagaggaagaaaatCAACAACCTATTCCGAGAAATCCAAGAAGATATTTTCATAGAGATCGGGCTGGAAGGGCTACACTCTTGTGGAATGATTACTTTTCCGACACACCAACCTTCCCCGAAGATAAATTTCGAAGAAGGTTTTGAATGAGCCGTCGATTGTTTAACCGTAAATCCGCAGGCATACTCAGTTATTCTCATGAACCTATTCCTTCATACTTTAAATATTTTCATCAAAGAAGGGATGCAACCGGTTTACTCGGATTTACCATTTATCAAAAAATCACATCCGCTATACGACAATTAGCATAGGGTGTTGCTCCTGATATTTTTGATGAGTATTTGCATATTGGTGAAACAACATCATACCGTTGTTTAGAAAATTATTGCAAAAGTGTTATACATTTATTTTCAACTGAATATTTAAGAAAACCTAATACTCGTGATGTTCAACGTTTAATTACAAAACATGAGCAAATACATGGTTTTCCGGGCATGCTCGGTAGtctagattgtatgcattgggcttgGAAAAATTGCCCAGTTTCTTGGAAAGGTCAATACACACAAGGCGATCATGGTCACCCAACAATAATGTTGGAAGCGGTCGCCTCGTATGATTTGTGGATTTGGCACGCTTACTTTGGACCAGCTGGTTCAAATAATGATATCAATGTGTTAAATTAATCCGATTTATTTAAAGAGTTACTTGAAGATAGAGCTCCACCGTGTAACTATACGGTGAATGAGAAACATTTTACAAAAGGGTATTATTTAACGGACGGAATTTATCCTGATTGGGCGACCCTTGTGAAATCGTTCAAAAGTACGGTTGAACCAAAAACAACAAAATTCAAAAGGTACCAATAGTCAGCAAGAAAGGATATCCAACGAGCTTTCGGTGTTCTTCAAGGTCTTTTTGCAATCATTAAAAGTCCTGCAAGACAATTCTATATCGAGAAGATACAGTGCATTATGTATACGTGCGTGATTTTAAACAACATGATAACTGAAGATAATGGTCGAGCTTTTTGTGGGTTAGAGGAGGATTATCAACCGGTTCGTCGTTCATTATCAATAAGAGAAAGGTTCGATACGCATTTGCGAATGGACAAAGAGCTACGAGATTCTACCATTCACCGTTTCCTCCGAGACAACCTTATCGAACACATTTGGAGTTTACCACCAAATGTACGTATTAGACCTAATCAACAAGCAGGAACTTCGGCAAATGAAGCAGGACCTTCGGGGACTAATAACCAAGATGAAGAGGACGATGAAGAGGAGGACGGAGACGAAGACGATGACTAGTTTGaaatgttttattttttattttagtactttgtaatttttttttattttaggactttgtaatggtttttttttttttcttttttaggaatttgtaatgtttttatttattaataaaacttttatttttagaattttaattattatatataagttaataatataaaaagtcTAATATAAAAAATATAGGTGGGACTAACGGATGGGTATATCATGAATGTTAAAATTTAGTGGTTGGTTAGTGATTGAAAGAAGGATGTGGTGTTGATATGGCAAATCGCAGATTAACGGTGGTCTTatagtgaaaaaaaaaaaaatctgtacgTGTTCACCTTTAAACGTCTCACGGACTATAGCGGCAAGTGTAGGAACACCACAGCAATGTCATCACCATTGCCGCCGAGGCCATATCCGCCGGGCATCATGATATCAACAATCGATCTCATCGGCGAAGACCTTCTTCACAACATATTCACCAGACTTCCGGCCATCTCATTTGCTTCCGCCGCTTGCGTTAACCGTACATGGAATCTCGTTTGTGATCGCGTCCTTTGCCGCCCTAAACTTTCATCAGCAACTTCCATCAATTCTTCGTTACAGGTACAGTATCTAATAACTTAATCCAAACCCTaactttttatatttattatactaggaATCATGTATTTGAGTTTTGTGCCCTAATTTATCAGGTTGCTGTTGAGGACGTGGTGAATAAAGTCTTATCTGAACCGATTCGTCCTCATTTTGTTATTGCCTCCGTTGGTCCATCGTTCGATTTGCGTCAAGCTCATCAACTAGTATGTTATTATCATCATCAAATTAGATTTACTTTAAATGTAACATAACTTTCACCAAATCAAGGTTGCTGGTTACTTATACGATTACAATTCGACCTTAGACCATGGATGACGCAGCGTTTGTGGCCCCTATGCCGCCTACATGGTGTGAGAAACGCCACACAAACGCCCGGAATAGAGCGTTTGTGGGCGTTTGTCTTGTGGCGTTTGTCGGCAGATCACGGAGAGGAGAGAGGGCGTGACAATGAGGTTGCGAGCTGTGATTGGTTTTAGATATTTTATCTCTACAACTTTAATTTATTTACACCTCAAATACCAATAAAATTTTACCAAATCACCCACAAACGCCCTTACGAAAGCCCCATTACAACTCTCCCCTTTCCCTCCCATGGTCCAGTCATTGACTTGCCCCAAAAAGTTCACCTTACCCACTCCACGTCACAATCACCATTATCCGTGGTCTTAGGGAAAGTGATCCTATATAATTACTACGTAATAGGTAAAACGATGACATGGCATTCAGCCACGTCATTATAAAACTGGTGAGTTTACCTGCTATTCTGCTATAGAAGGGCTACTTATACCAGTGATGAATTGAAGCTTTATGATTGTAAGAACAAAAGGCTGTTTGATACATATAAAAAATAGAGGTCCCTAACATCGAACTGGTCATCAGAATTGTAACCAATAGTTGATTACCTATATGATGATAATTTGGTGAAATCTTACAGTTTGAAAATGTTTTATATCTTCTTTAAAAAAGCATGGCTTATGGATTTGAAATGAATGACTTGCAGATTACTGCAAAACTAGGCTCCAAAGTTCCAGTCATTACTAATGCTCCATCTGGAATTATTGGAAGGGATGCGTCCACCAATGAATTTAAAGAGGTTTTCTATCTTTTTTactttagttctcttttatattaCTAAATTTGATTGCTGCGGTACTACTATTACTACTACTTGTCTACTTGTTATGCTGTGATGTTTATAAAGTACATGACAGATTCAATGGGAAGTTACCTTGGAGGATGATCCTGGTGTTTCTGTAGCTTTATCCGAGAGTGCAAATAGATCAATAATGTTAACTGTTGGGTTTCTTCCAGGAATAAGAGTTGAAGCAATCCCACTTTTACAGCCAACCGAGGTAAAATTTCTCTTCTTTTTTGAATAAAGCATTGAACTTATGGTGAGAACCAGAGAACGTTACTAATGTAActgtaattatattataatttgtttttattataatttcataataataacatcgtgtatgcatatatattaggaatctcaagttttcatgattgACAAATTTGTGACGGACATTAGGGAGTTCTCTACTTCTATTTCAGGATATAAATCCCCTGCTGCCATAATAATGTTTGGTGTGAGTTTTACTAATATGTGTTTATGTATCAACCCTGAAGTAACTTATCATGTTTTTTTAACCATATCTGGGAATTTAATAACAGGATTTTGAAGTAGGAATGAAATCTGTTATGGAAAAGCTCGGTGAGTGTTTTATGTTATAAAGTGTAAACTTTGTCAAGCTGACTAATATGAATTCGTTCAATTCTTTTCGTTATTGTAGATTATGCCATGTCTCCGGATACTGTTATTGTTGGCGATAGTGGCTGCCATATTTTACATAACAATGCTAAGTCTAGGTGCACAACATCCTCGGAAGAATACGCTTCTTTGGCTGTTGCGTTGGTATTTGCAGTTGACCGAAACAAACCTGCTGGTAAGTCCATAATAATACTTCTAGAAACATGACTGTGCACTCAAATTTACTTTTTCACATCATTACAGTGTGAAAGTACATTTTTTTACTCCACTGTTTACAGAAAAACACTACAttattgtattttgatgattagtgATACCCTAGTTTTAAAGTTTTTTGGTGTATATATGAGTATATGTTtcaatttaagttttttttttttgttttgtttttgttttatatatatgagTATATGTTTAAATTGAAGTTTTTTggtgtatatatttgtatatgtttAAATTAAAGTTGTTTTGGTGTATATCTGACTATATGAGTGAAATGTATTATCTTATTTGGTATTTTTAATATCTATAATACTGTTAATGTACACATTGCCGCATTGTTGGAACTGAAAAAAATATAATGTAGGCGTATTCCAAAAGGATTCATCTTTTACACTAAAACAGTGTTAACCTATAGTGTGAACTGTGAACATTGGTGATGCTCTGTTCTACATTTGTGTAATATGTTTGTTTTAAAAGTTGAATTCTTAAAAATTTTGCAATAAATTATTGAGCAGTTGCTGGTGAAACTCATTTTCACGCTATATTATCAAATGGGTTGTCACCAATTGGCCCAAAATACAAGGCGGCTTCTGTCAGAGAGAAAAATAATGATTCTGTGACTTGGCTCACTGCAAGAAGAGAAGGGTCACGAGAGAATATTGATGGTGAAACTGTATTGAATCAAGTTTATGACGATGTATGCTACCTACTCTTCATTCTAAGATTCTAATTAATGCATATAAACAAATAAGCCATGCTTTGGCATTCTTTAGCTGTAtatttctttttttatttatttctgtaaTGACTTGTGACATATAATATTACAGCTAGGTGAGCGCATTCAGTACCCTACTTTTTACATTGGGGTGACAAAGAGAAGAAAATGCTCAGTTGGTCTGGACAAAGTGAAATGGATGACTTCGCTGTCATTCCACGAAGTTATTGGGTAAGAGAACATGTTTCTTCTTGTTTCATAGTAGACAGTGGCAAGTTTGACACTTTTTTTTAATGATTCAGTCTGGACTATTATTAATTATAATGGTTACGACAAAAACAATTAGATAAAAGAGAAAAAATTtccgaagcatacttttgataatCTGTGTTCGACGTTGCTTAATATTCAATATGTGATCTTGTTTAATGCATTAACTATCTTCTAGAAAATTCTGCGGGTCAGCCCCACTGGTACTGAAAATAACATGTTTCAACCTATACTTGTTTTGACCCGCTTACCATCCGCCCCGTCCCTCATGCCGCCTCTTGTACATCATTATCTTTGACTGGCTGTTATAAATGCGTCAATTTTACCTTTGAACTCAACTTATCGTAGATCACATTTCATAATTATCTTAGAATATGACCTTTGTCAGCAAAGATTTCTCAGTCTTATGATGTAATGAGAATGTTCCAATATGCTGATTTTTTTTCCAAAGAATCTGAaactattatattataattataattataattataataattattattttgcaATCATATTGAACATTACTTTTGAAAGAATTAGTCCAAAATATTTGGGGCCATGTGAACCTTACTGCTACTTTTTTGATGCGTTACTATACCAGACTGACCCGCCCATTTCTCCACTCCAATTTTGACTATTTGCTGTTGATGTCTACTTTGGAAGTTGCTTATTGCGGGGAACTTGTGTCATCTTGATGCAGGGATAACGAGGAGTATTTATTTGTTGGTGATGTTGGGATTAAAACAGGCGACAACTTTCGTTTTTACCATTCAGATTCCAGCACCGCTCTATCTTCCGTTTCCAATGTCTCTGACCAATTAAGATCATTCAAACAAGCAAGTACTTCTGCTGGTGATAAGCGGGAGGTTTTTGGCGGCCTTATCTTCACTTGTTGTGGCCGTGGTGAGTCATTTTTTGGCCAACCAAATGTTGACAGCTCACCATTTCTGGAAAACTTTCCTGGTGCAACTCTTGCTGGACAGTTTTGTGGTGGAGAAATAGCACGTGGTGACCTAACTCCGTATGTTAGAGAATCTGGAGAACAAAAGTCGGTACGTTGTTGCCTGCATGTTTATAGTGCTGTCTATTTGGTAATGTCACATGCTCCATCTAAAGCGATCTAAGGTGCTTTATGTACATATAACTAGACAATGGTATTTTTTTAGTAACCAGAGTTTATGTTTGTGGATTTGTAATGCGGAGTAGTGATCAGGATTGTGTATTCTTCTAGTGTTTTTATTGTAATTTGATACTGATTGTTGGGTGTACTGGTGTTATAGTAGCCATAGACGAGCACAACCAATGCATCTGGTCTTATGTCTGGTTTCTTGACGACGGGTACTAGCCTTGTGTTATACTTTCTTTGATTGTCGTCTCATCGTTGACTTTGTCCTGTGATCAAGGTCGTAAAAGTTACTAGTCGGAACTAGTAGGTGGGACCTTGCAAGGAATAGTCGGTCAAGTCGGTGACTAGCCGTAGATTGACCAACTTGACTTTGTGGGGCTGAC comes from Rutidosis leptorrhynchoides isolate AG116_Rl617_1_P2 chromosome 4, CSIRO_AGI_Rlap_v1, whole genome shotgun sequence and encodes:
- the LOC139840110 gene encoding F-box/LRR-repeat protein At5g63520 yields the protein MSSPLPPRPYPPGIMISTIDLIGEDLLHNIFTRLPAISFASAACVNRTWNLVCDRVLCRPKLSSATSINSSLQVAVEDVVNKVLSEPIRPHFVIASVGPSFDLRQAHQLITAKLGSKVPVITNAPSGIIGRDASTNEFKEIQWEVTLEDDPGVSVALSESANRSIMLTVGFLPGIRVEAIPLLQPTEESQVFMIDKFVTDIREFSTSISGYKSPAAIIMFGDFEVGMKSVMEKLDYAMSPDTVIVGDSGCHILHNNAKSRCTTSSEEYASLAVALVFAVDRNKPAVAGETHFHAILSNGLSPIGPKYKAASVREKNNDSVTWLTARREGSRENIDGETVLNQVYDDLGERIQYPTFYIGVTKRRKCSVGLDKVKWMTSLSFHEVIGDNEEYLFVGDVGIKTGDNFRFYHSDSSTALSSVSNVSDQLRSFKQASTSAGDKREVFGGLIFTCCGRGESFFGQPNVDSSPFLENFPGATLAGQFCGGEIARGDLTPYVRESGEQKSVRCCLHVYSAVYLVMSHAPSKAI